TTCATAAAAGCGAAGTTTTGGGTCTCGTAGGAGAAAGCGGGTGCGGCAAAAGTGTAGCATCGCTTTCAGTTCTTAGATTAGTAGATCAACCCGGTAAAAATGCGGGGGGAGAAATAATATTTAAAGGAGAAGACCTTCTTAAAAAAAGTGAAGAAGAAATGAGAAAAATTAGAGGTTCAGAAATAGCAATGATATTTCAGGAGCCAATGACCGCATTAAATCCAGTATATACTATCGGAAATCAAGTTATGGAAGCAATTCTTATACACCAGGGTGTAAATGAAGAAGAAGCAAGAAAAAAAACAATAGAAATGCTTGATCTTGTAGGCATCCCTGACCCTGAAAAAAGATTCAACGAATATCCGCATGAGATGAGCGGTGGAATGAGACAAAGGGCAATGATTGCTATGGCAGTGTCTTGCAATCCAGATCTCCTTATCTCT
This genomic interval from Caldisericota bacterium contains the following:
- a CDS encoding ABC transporter ATP-binding protein, which produces MEKELLLEVKDLKTYFYTDDGIVKAVDGINLKLHKSEVLGLVGESGCGKSVASLSVLRLVDQPGKNAGGEIIFKGEDLLKKSEEEMRKIRGSEIAMIFQEPMTALNPVYTIGNQVMEAILIHQGVNEEEARKKTIEMLDLVGIPDPEKRFNEYPHEMSGGMRQRAMIAMAVSCNPDLLISDEATTALDVTIQAQILELMKGLQKKIETAILFITHDLALVAEMADTVVVAYMGKIVEYSSV